A genome region from Ligilactobacillus cholophilus includes the following:
- the acpP gene encoding acyl carrier protein, which translates to MTEQEIFNKIADIMVSHFDIKKEDIKMDLNFKTDLDADSIDFVEFILDLEDAFGEEIPDEDAEKLNTVGDAVEYIQKNIK; encoded by the coding sequence ATGACTGAACAAGAAATTTTTAACAAAATTGCTGACATAATGGTGTCTCATTTTGATATTAAAAAAGAAGATATCAAAATGGATTTAAACTTTAAAACTGATTTAGATGCAGATTCAATTGATTTTGTTGAATTTATTTTAGACTTAGAAGATGCATTTGGTGAAGAAATTCCAGACGAAGATGCTGAAAAGTTAAATACAGTTGGAGATGCTGTTGAATACATTCAAAAAAATATCAAATAA
- the rnc gene encoding ribonuclease III codes for MIIGLAQHLKENYGITIKDMKYYDAAFTHKSYVNEHPKEHLEYYERTEFLGDAVMQLCVSEYLFKRFPEMPEGKLSRLRAAMVCEDSFSKFAKECHFDEFIRLGKGEEKSNARQRASLLCDIFEAFIGALYLDQGKDTVIKFISEVVFPKLDMGWFNTFFDHKTALQELLQENGECNIEYIEVWGKGPDNDRTYKMEVLYNGEKIGEGIGHTKKSAEQAAAFEALKKLQNK; via the coding sequence TTGATAATTGGACTAGCACAACATTTAAAAGAAAATTATGGAATAACAATTAAAGATATGAAATATTATGATGCAGCATTTACACATAAATCTTATGTAAATGAACATCCTAAAGAACATTTAGAATATTATGAACGTACGGAATTTTTAGGGGATGCCGTAATGCAATTATGTGTATCCGAATATTTATTTAAGAGATTTCCAGAAATGCCAGAAGGAAAACTATCTCGTCTTAGAGCTGCAATGGTTTGTGAAGATAGTTTTAGTAAATTTGCAAAAGAATGCCATTTTGATGAATTTATAAGATTAGGAAAAGGTGAAGAAAAAAGCAACGCACGCCAAAGAGCCTCATTACTTTGTGATATTTTTGAGGCCTTCATTGGTGCATTGTATCTAGATCAAGGAAAAGATACTGTAATTAAATTTATTAGTGAAGTAGTTTTTCCAAAATTAGATATGGGTTGGTTTAATACTTTCTTTGATCATAAAACAGCTTTACAAGAACTTTTACAAGAGAACGGCGAATGCAATATTGAATATATAGAAGTATGGGGCAAAGGTCCTGATAATGATCGAACATATAAAATGGAAGTTTTATATAATGGTGAAAAAATCGGCGAAGGTATTGGTCATACAAAAAAATCAGCTGAACAAGCTGCTGCCTTTGAAGCATTAAAAAAATTACAAAATAAATAA
- the smc gene encoding chromosome segregation protein SMC: protein MKLKTLTINGFKSFADKTEINFQSGITGIVGPNGSGKSNIIEALRWVLGEQSAKSLRGSKMPDVIFVGSEKRAPLNRAEVSIKFDNSDHFLAGKPEEVEITRRIYRNGESEFLLNNKKVRLKDITELFMDTGLGKESFSIISQGRVESIFNSKPEDRRILIEETAGVLKYKKEKERAQKELNETTDHLNRVVDILTELKRQKEPLERQASIARDYLAQKEKYDYFYLNQLVLKIQASQLKKKDLDSQTEKLKQLITRYQKEADSQQENVKNLHEQQKKLELTLDTLQNKLVILTQQKERLASKKDITEQQNRFRNEKKQDLEKQLSSNQKELKRIIERINKIDDNIKDLREQKKQIDIQIKELELTKNIEPDKLLNDIQVLKDNVNKHKQKQLELKNELEFLKNNCDKNYELVKKLENEKEQFINQKNEIESILDDKRIEISKIEQNIEATENKNKALQNQQTKLNSKLDQQRKKWFQASEILQKAHAKYNALKSTEKSYSGYYTGVREILKKRDQFNGVIGSIAELIDVKQEYALAIETALGAQLQNIVVSNESVAKSCINFLTKNRLGRATFLPQTTVKERAVKPLILEKAKNCPGFIGIASDLVKFSSNNQSIIKYLLGTILIVSDIDSATNIARKINFGAKIVSLNGDVINPGGSMTGGASHNTQNGLLKKKQEIEKIEKQLSVMKQQLADLELDGQKLKKQLNDISNSIQNNNLQINELIQKRNSLQNEFENQKMKFNRVKTQLKDNQDRISELNQSDFLSQKEELVSKLKQVEEKLNKDNKELSNKEKISENQQSVKQQNATKENMLQQQLLLLTERLTNDKVQQNDLVTQKKQLDRAINQNKVDIEKIELQSSENMLQGDELKQKQLDAKQEYEKIQTKVDKLQRQRKSLHDDVSSAELGLQRINDLQQNTYDEQRKISLQNGKLTTKLDQLLSNLSNTFGMSFEKAKDQATETNLDDVSRQLKLLKRGIDELGDVNLGAIDEFENVNERFEFLNTQQTDLNSAKETLLQSMDEMDSEVKLRFKDTFDKVSKAFSELFPKIFDGGKAKLSLTDPDDLLTTGIEITAEPPGKKAQKLSLLSGGERALTAITLLFAILKVRPVPFAVLDEAEAALDDANVVRYSQYLKNFDDETQFIVITHRKGTMMQADVLYGVTMQESGISKMVSVSLADVI, encoded by the coding sequence TTGAAATTAAAAACATTAACTATAAATGGCTTTAAATCTTTTGCTGATAAAACTGAAATAAATTTTCAATCAGGAATTACAGGAATTGTAGGCCCAAATGGTAGTGGAAAAAGTAATATTATTGAAGCACTACGATGGGTTTTAGGTGAACAATCGGCTAAAAGTTTGCGTGGAAGTAAAATGCCAGATGTTATTTTTGTTGGATCGGAAAAACGGGCTCCATTAAATCGTGCTGAAGTATCAATAAAATTTGATAACTCTGATCATTTTCTAGCAGGAAAACCCGAAGAAGTGGAAATAACTAGAAGAATATATCGTAATGGGGAAAGTGAATTTCTATTAAACAATAAAAAAGTTCGTCTAAAGGATATAACAGAACTTTTTATGGATACTGGGCTTGGAAAAGAAAGTTTTTCAATTATTTCTCAGGGACGAGTTGAATCTATTTTTAATAGTAAACCTGAAGATAGGCGTATTTTAATAGAAGAGACCGCTGGCGTTTTAAAATATAAAAAAGAAAAAGAACGTGCTCAAAAAGAATTAAATGAAACTACTGATCATTTAAATCGTGTAGTTGATATTTTAACTGAGTTAAAGCGTCAAAAAGAACCTTTAGAGAGACAAGCAAGTATTGCCAGAGATTATTTAGCTCAGAAAGAAAAATATGATTATTTTTATTTGAATCAATTAGTATTAAAAATACAAGCTAGTCAACTAAAGAAAAAAGATCTTGATTCTCAAACTGAGAAACTAAAACAATTGATAACTAGGTATCAAAAAGAAGCAGATTCACAACAAGAAAATGTAAAAAATTTACACGAACAGCAAAAAAAATTAGAATTAACACTTGATACGCTACAGAATAAATTAGTTATTTTAACTCAACAAAAAGAAAGACTAGCAAGCAAAAAAGATATTACTGAACAACAAAATCGTTTTAGAAATGAAAAGAAGCAGGATCTTGAGAAGCAATTGTCTAGTAATCAAAAAGAGTTAAAAAGAATTATTGAACGTATTAACAAAATTGATGATAACATTAAGGATTTACGTGAACAGAAAAAACAAATTGATATCCAGATAAAAGAGTTAGAATTAACTAAAAATATAGAACCCGATAAGCTTTTAAATGATATTCAAGTTTTAAAAGATAACGTTAATAAGCATAAACAAAAGCAATTGGAATTAAAAAATGAATTAGAATTTTTAAAAAATAATTGTGATAAGAATTATGAATTAGTAAAAAAACTTGAGAATGAAAAAGAACAATTTATTAATCAGAAAAATGAAATAGAAAGTATTCTTGATGATAAAAGAATTGAGATTAGTAAAATTGAGCAAAATATTGAAGCAACTGAAAATAAAAATAAGGCACTTCAAAATCAGCAAACAAAATTAAATTCAAAGCTTGATCAACAACGAAAGAAATGGTTTCAAGCAAGTGAAATTTTGCAAAAGGCTCATGCAAAGTATAATGCACTAAAAAGTACAGAAAAAAGTTACTCAGGTTACTATACAGGAGTACGTGAAATCCTTAAGAAGCGTGATCAGTTTAATGGTGTAATTGGTTCAATTGCAGAATTAATTGATGTTAAACAAGAATATGCTTTAGCAATTGAAACGGCGTTAGGCGCACAATTGCAAAATATTGTTGTATCTAATGAATCTGTTGCAAAATCTTGTATTAATTTTTTAACTAAAAATAGATTAGGTAGAGCAACATTTTTACCTCAGACTACTGTTAAAGAGAGAGCGGTAAAACCTTTAATTTTAGAAAAAGCAAAAAATTGTCCTGGATTTATTGGAATAGCAAGTGATTTAGTGAAGTTTTCATCTAATAACCAGTCAATAATTAAATATTTATTAGGTACAATATTAATTGTTAGTGACATAGATAGTGCTACAAATATTGCTAGAAAAATTAATTTTGGTGCTAAGATTGTTTCTTTAAATGGTGATGTTATTAATCCAGGAGGATCAATGACTGGTGGGGCTAGTCATAATACTCAAAATGGATTATTAAAGAAAAAACAAGAAATCGAAAAAATAGAAAAACAATTATCTGTTATGAAGCAGCAACTTGCAGATTTGGAACTTGATGGTCAAAAACTAAAAAAACAACTTAATGATATTTCAAATAGTATTCAAAATAATAATCTTCAAATTAACGAGTTAATACAGAAACGTAATTCATTGCAAAATGAATTTGAAAACCAAAAAATGAAATTTAATCGTGTTAAAACTCAATTGAAGGATAATCAAGATAGAATATCAGAATTAAATCAAAGTGATTTTCTTTCTCAAAAAGAGGAATTAGTTTCAAAATTAAAACAAGTTGAAGAGAAATTAAATAAAGATAATAAAGAGTTATCTAATAAAGAAAAAATAAGTGAGAATCAGCAAAGTGTAAAGCAACAGAATGCGACAAAAGAAAATATGTTGCAACAGCAACTTTTACTTTTAACAGAACGTTTAACAAATGATAAAGTGCAGCAAAATGATCTAGTTACTCAAAAAAAGCAACTAGATAGAGCTATCAATCAAAATAAAGTGGATATAGAAAAAATAGAATTACAAAGTTCTGAAAATATGTTGCAAGGTGATGAGTTAAAACAAAAGCAATTAGATGCTAAACAAGAGTATGAGAAAATTCAAACTAAAGTTGATAAGCTTCAAAGGCAAAGAAAATCTCTGCATGATGATGTATCTTCTGCTGAATTAGGATTGCAACGTATTAATGATTTACAACAAAATACCTATGATGAACAGAGAAAAATTAGTTTGCAAAATGGCAAGTTAACAACTAAATTAGACCAATTACTTTCAAATCTATCTAATACATTTGGAATGTCATTTGAGAAAGCTAAAGATCAGGCAACTGAAACTAATTTAGATGATGTTTCTCGTCAATTAAAATTATTAAAGCGAGGAATTGATGAGTTAGGAGACGTTAATTTAGGTGCAATTGATGAATTTGAAAATGTTAACGAACGATTTGAATTTTTAAATACACAGCAAACTGATTTGAATAGTGCTAAAGAAACATTATTACAAAGTATGGATGAAATGGATTCTGAGGTAAAACTTAGATTTAAGGATACATTTGATAAAGTTTCAAAAGCATTTTCAGAACTATTTCCTAAAATTTTTGATGGTGGTAAAGCTAAATTATCATTAACTGATCCAGATGATTTATTAACAACAGGGATTGAAATTACCGCAGAACCGCCTGGAAAGAAGGCACAAAAGTTAAGTCTACTTTCTGGTGGAGAACGTGCTTTGACTGCTATTACATTATTATTTGCAATCTTAAAGGTGCGACCAGTTCCATTTGCTGTTCTTGATGAAGCTGAAGCTGCATTAGATGATGCAAATGTTGTGCGTTATTCTCAATATTTAAAGAACTTTGATGATGAAACACAATTTATTGTTATTACACATCGTAAGGGAACAATGATGCAGGCTGATGTATTATATGGGGTAACAATGCAAGAATCAGGAATTTCAAAAATGGTTTCAGTATCTTTAGCTGATGTAATTTAG
- the ftsY gene encoding signal recognition particle-docking protein FtsY produces the protein MGLFNKLKKAFGFEDEEEKKQATQDETETKNSDELSDDDKEIKQESKELDKEIDDEHSETETETETGTETETEWEITTDNANQEEVATNEEKEEKNEKEHYTHGLKKTRAGFKGRINALLANFRHVDEDFFDDLEEMLIESDVGFDAAMKISDELRDEVKFQNAKTKDEVSEVIVEKLVDLYEEAGKNEDEKLHFSKDGLTVFLFVGVNGVGKTTTIGKLANRFKKEGKKVLLAAGDTFRAGAIQQLDEWAQRVGVDIVKKEEKSDPAAVVFDAITKAKKENYDILLIDTAGRLQNKVNLMNELEKIQRIITRELPDAPHEVLLALDATTGQNALTQAKQFKDVTNVSGIILTKLDGTARGGIVLAIRNELHIPVKLVGLGEKVDDLRDFNTEDFAYGLFKGLITPKKD, from the coding sequence ATGGGGCTATTTAACAAATTAAAAAAAGCATTCGGATTTGAAGATGAAGAAGAAAAAAAGCAAGCAACTCAGGATGAAACAGAAACAAAAAATAGTGATGAATTATCAGATGATGATAAAGAGATAAAACAAGAAAGCAAAGAACTTGACAAAGAAATAGACGACGAGCATTCAGAAACAGAAACAGAAACAGAAACAGGAACAGAAACTGAGACAGAATGGGAAATCACAACGGATAACGCTAATCAAGAAGAAGTTGCCACTAATGAAGAAAAAGAAGAAAAAAATGAAAAAGAACATTATACACATGGGCTGAAGAAAACGAGAGCTGGGTTTAAGGGTAGAATTAATGCGTTATTAGCTAACTTTAGACATGTTGATGAAGATTTCTTTGATGATCTTGAGGAAATGTTGATAGAATCGGATGTTGGATTCGACGCAGCTATGAAAATTAGTGATGAATTGCGTGATGAAGTTAAATTTCAAAATGCTAAAACAAAAGATGAAGTTTCTGAAGTTATTGTTGAAAAATTAGTTGATTTATACGAAGAAGCTGGTAAAAATGAAGATGAAAAATTACATTTTTCAAAAGATGGATTAACAGTTTTCCTTTTTGTAGGAGTTAATGGTGTTGGTAAAACAACTACAATTGGTAAATTAGCAAATAGATTTAAAAAAGAAGGGAAAAAAGTTTTATTAGCTGCGGGTGATACTTTCCGAGCAGGCGCAATACAACAATTAGACGAATGGGCACAGCGAGTTGGTGTTGATATTGTGAAAAAAGAAGAAAAAAGTGATCCAGCTGCAGTAGTGTTTGATGCAATTACTAAAGCTAAAAAAGAAAATTATGATATTTTACTTATAGATACAGCAGGTCGATTGCAAAATAAAGTAAATCTAATGAATGAATTAGAAAAAATCCAAAGAATAATTACTCGCGAATTGCCTGATGCACCTCATGAGGTTTTATTAGCTTTAGATGCAACTACTGGACAAAATGCATTAACACAAGCAAAACAATTCAAAGATGTAACAAACGTTTCTGGTATTATTTTAACTAAGTTAGATGGTACTGCACGAGGTGGAATTGTACTTGCAATTAGAAATGAACTTCATATTCCAGTAAAATTAGTTGGTTTAGGCGAAAAAGTAGACGATTTACGTGATTTTAACACAGAAGATTTTGCATATGGATTATTTAAAGGATTAATTACTCCTAAGAAGGATTAG
- a CDS encoding putative DNA-binding protein, translated as MEIEKTNRINALFEFYEPLLTTKQMDYLAQYYRDDYSLGEIAENYDVSRQAVYDNIKRTEKILEEYESKLHLYENFKKNASNLDALLNYIQANYADDKKLLYLAHQLESIEE; from the coding sequence ATGGAAATTGAAAAAACTAATCGCATAAATGCATTATTTGAGTTTTATGAACCGCTATTAACAACAAAACAAATGGATTATTTAGCACAATATTATCGTGATGATTATTCATTAGGAGAAATTGCTGAAAATTATGATGTTTCTAGACAGGCAGTTTATGATAATATAAAACGGACAGAGAAAATATTAGAAGAGTATGAAAGTAAATTGCATTTATATGAAAATTTTAAAAAAAATGCGTCAAACTTAGATGCTCTTTTAAATTACATTCAAGCTAATTATGCTGATGATAAAAAATTATTATACTTAGCACATCAGTTAGAAAGTATAGAAGAATAG
- the ffh gene encoding signal recognition particle protein, with product MAFEGLTERIQNAIHSLQRKGKITENDVKESMREIRLALLEADVNYSVVKDFIKTVSKRAVGAEVLDSLTPAQQIVKIVNEELVKIMGEKAVPLNKSSKIPTVIMMVGLQGAGKTTTAGKLALKLKNEENARPLMIAADVYRPAAVDQLKILGEQIDVPVFEMGTDVDPVEIVRKGMELAHEKKNDYVLIDTAGRLQIDEKLMDELSKIKELVHPDEILLTVDAMTGQSAVEVAKGFNDQLDVTGIVLTKLDGDTRGGAALSIRAVTGKPIKFIGQGEKLTDLDVFHPDRMASRILGMGDMLTLIEKAQKDYDEQKAIELRDKMQANSFDFNDFLEQLGQVQKMGPMEDLIKMIPGMANNPALKNLHVDPKNVERTKAIVYSMTSEERENPDILNPSRRRRIAAGSGMPIQDVNRMIKQFKQMRKMMSKVSKGDFSGMEGLLGNGMSGKLAQMSMKKMANKNKKKKLRKLQKARRRRKK from the coding sequence ATGGCTTTTGAAGGTTTAACCGAACGCATTCAAAATGCAATACATAGTTTACAACGTAAAGGAAAAATTACTGAAAATGATGTAAAAGAATCAATGCGTGAGATTCGCCTTGCTTTACTTGAAGCTGACGTTAATTACAGCGTAGTAAAAGATTTTATAAAAACAGTAAGCAAGCGTGCAGTAGGTGCAGAAGTTTTAGATAGTTTAACTCCAGCACAACAAATTGTAAAAATTGTTAACGAAGAATTAGTTAAAATAATGGGTGAAAAAGCAGTCCCATTAAATAAATCATCTAAGATTCCAACTGTTATTATGATGGTTGGGCTTCAAGGGGCAGGTAAAACTACTACTGCAGGAAAATTAGCTTTAAAACTAAAGAATGAAGAAAATGCACGTCCATTAATGATTGCAGCAGACGTATATCGTCCAGCTGCGGTTGATCAATTAAAAATTTTAGGTGAACAAATCGATGTTCCAGTTTTTGAAATGGGAACAGATGTTGATCCAGTTGAAATTGTACGTAAAGGAATGGAATTAGCACATGAAAAGAAAAATGATTATGTGTTAATCGATACTGCAGGACGTTTACAGATTGATGAAAAATTAATGGATGAATTATCTAAAATTAAAGAGTTAGTTCATCCGGATGAAATTCTTTTAACTGTGGATGCAATGACTGGACAAAGTGCTGTTGAAGTTGCTAAGGGCTTTAATGATCAACTTGATGTAACAGGAATTGTTCTTACTAAGTTAGATGGTGACACTCGTGGTGGTGCTGCCTTATCAATTCGTGCTGTAACTGGTAAGCCAATTAAATTTATTGGTCAAGGTGAAAAATTAACTGATTTAGATGTATTCCATCCAGATAGAATGGCTTCTCGAATTCTAGGGATGGGGGATATGCTTACACTTATTGAAAAAGCTCAAAAAGATTATGATGAGCAAAAAGCAATTGAGTTAAGAGATAAGATGCAAGCTAATTCTTTTGACTTTAATGATTTCTTAGAACAATTAGGTCAAGTTCAAAAAATGGGGCCAATGGAAGATTTAATTAAGATGATTCCAGGAATGGCAAATAATCCAGCATTAAAGAATTTACATGTTGATCCTAAAAATGTTGAACGAACTAAAGCAATTGTATATTCTATGACTTCTGAAGAACGAGAAAATCCAGATATTTTAAATCCAAGTCGTCGTCGTCGAATTGCAGCAGGTTCTGGAATGCCAATTCAGGATGTAAACAGAATGATTAAGCAATTTAAACAAATGCGTAAAATGATGAGCAAAGTATCTAAGGGTGATTTTTCTGGAATGGAAGGTTTATTAGGAAATGGAATGTCTGGGAAATTAGCCCAGATGTCAATGAAGAAAATGGCTAATAAAAACAAGAAAAAGAAACTTAGAAAGTTACAAAAAGCACGTCGTCGTCGGAAAAAATAA
- the rpsP gene encoding 30S ribosomal protein S16, whose product MSVKIRLKRMGSKKRPFYRIVVADSRSPRDGRFIANVGTYNPLTEPETVTLKEEEIMEWLNNGAQPSDTVRNILSRQGVMKKFHEAKYSKK is encoded by the coding sequence ATGTCAGTAAAAATTCGTTTAAAGCGTATGGGTTCTAAGAAACGTCCATTTTATCGTATCGTAGTTGCAGATTCACGTTCACCACGTGATGGTCGTTTTATTGCTAATGTTGGTACTTACAACCCATTAACAGAACCAGAAACAGTTACACTTAAAGAAGAAGAAATTATGGAATGGTTAAACAATGGTGCTCAACCATCAGATACTGTTCGTAACATTCTTTCACGTCAAGGTGTAATGAAGAAGTTCCACGAAGCAAAATACTCAAAGAAATAA
- a CDS encoding KH domain-containing protein, which yields MTKETVKQLLITIVQALVTKPDDVSIDITEDDRFINYNITLSPEDVGRVIGKNGTVIQAIRSLVYGIRIDDVLRIKLNIAD from the coding sequence ATGACAAAAGAAACGGTTAAGCAATTGTTAATTACAATTGTCCAAGCGTTAGTCACTAAACCTGACGATGTTTCGATAGACATCACAGAAGACGATCGTTTTATTAATTATAATATTACATTAAGTCCTGAAGATGTTGGCCGAGTAATTGGTAAAAATGGAACAGTAATTCAAGCGATTCGTTCATTGGTTTATGGCATTCGGATTGACGATGTTTTGCGGATCAAATTGAACATTGCAGATTAA
- the rimM gene encoding ribosome maturation factor RimM (Essential for efficient processing of 16S rRNA): protein MNYYQIGKIVNTHGIKGEVKVQAVTDFPEKRFAVGETVYAFKNGKLVKSLIIKSHRKHKQFDLLTFEGLEDINLVEDLKQNDLKISEQQQDSLSDGEYYYHEIIGLDVYDLEGNKLGKINEIIESGANDVWVIKREGKRDLLIPAIKDVVKEIQCEDGKVIIDLLDGLDD from the coding sequence ATGAATTATTATCAAATCGGAAAAATTGTGAATACACATGGAATTAAGGGTGAAGTTAAGGTTCAAGCTGTTACGGATTTCCCTGAAAAACGATTTGCGGTTGGCGAAACAGTTTATGCTTTTAAAAATGGAAAATTAGTGAAAAGTTTAATTATTAAATCACATCGAAAACATAAACAATTTGATTTGTTAACATTTGAAGGATTAGAAGATATAAATTTAGTTGAAGATCTAAAACAAAATGATTTAAAAATTTCTGAACAGCAGCAAGATTCTTTATCAGATGGCGAATATTATTATCATGAAATAATAGGGCTAGATGTATACGATTTAGAAGGAAATAAATTAGGAAAAATAAATGAAATAATTGAATCTGGTGCAAATGACGTTTGGGTTATTAAAAGAGAAGGAAAGCGTGATTTATTGATACCAGCAATTAAAGATGTTGTTAAAGAAATTCAATGTGAAGACGGAAAAGTAATTATTGATTTATTAGATGGGTTAGATGATTAA
- the trmD gene encoding tRNA (guanosine(37)-N1)-methyltransferase TrmD, with amino-acid sequence MQIDILSLFPQMFDGPMNSSMIGKAQEKGIVNIDVTDFREFTTNKQHHVDDTPYGGGAGMLLQAQPIFDALDMVEQKHPEPGKVILLDPAGRKFDQKVAEELSQEKHLTFICGHYEGYDERIRTRVTDEISLGDYVLTGGELATMVIIDATVRLLPDVLGNTNSAIGDSFSTGLLEYPQYTRPAEFRGLKVPEVLTSGNHQKIAEWRHKEALRRTFERRPDLLEDYPLTDQDKKWLREFNNK; translated from the coding sequence ATGCAAATTGATATATTAAGTTTATTTCCTCAAATGTTTGATGGTCCGATGAATAGTTCAATGATTGGTAAAGCTCAAGAAAAGGGAATTGTAAATATAGATGTTACAGATTTTCGTGAATTTACTACTAATAAACAGCATCATGTTGATGATACGCCTTATGGTGGCGGCGCAGGAATGCTATTGCAAGCACAACCAATATTTGATGCATTAGATATGGTAGAACAAAAACACCCAGAGCCTGGGAAAGTCATTCTTTTAGATCCTGCTGGACGTAAATTTGATCAAAAAGTTGCAGAAGAGCTATCACAGGAAAAACATTTAACTTTTATATGTGGACATTATGAGGGATATGATGAAAGAATTAGAACGCGAGTTACTGATGAAATTTCATTGGGAGATTATGTTTTGACTGGTGGTGAATTAGCAACAATGGTAATAATCGATGCTACTGTACGATTATTACCGGATGTGCTAGGTAATACAAATTCTGCAATTGGAGATTCTTTTTCTACTGGATTATTGGAGTATCCTCAATATACAAGACCAGCAGAGTTTCGAGGATTGAAAGTTCCTGAAGTATTAACTAGTGGTAATCATCAAAAAATTGCTGAATGGAGACATAAGGAAGCACTTAGAAGGACGTTTGAAAGACGCCCAGATTTATTAGAAGATTACCCGCTTACAGATCAAGATAAAAAATGGTTAAGAGAATTTAATAATAAATAG
- the rplS gene encoding 50S ribosomal protein L19 codes for MSVNPLIKKITESQLRDDIPEFRAGDTVRVHARIVEGKRERIQIFEGVVIKRRGEGVSETYTVRKISNGVGVERTFPIHTPRVEKIEVVRYGRVRRAKLYYLRDRQGKAARIPERRRK; via the coding sequence ATGTCAGTAAACCCATTAATCAAGAAGATTACTGAATCACAATTACGTGATGATATTCCAGAATTTCGTGCTGGGGATACAGTACGTGTTCACGCACGTATCGTTGAAGGTAAACGCGAACGTATTCAAATTTTTGAAGGTGTAGTTATTAAACGCCGTGGTGAAGGTGTTTCAGAAACTTACACAGTTCGTAAAATCAGTAATGGTGTAGGTGTTGAACGTACTTTCCCAATTCACACACCACGTGTTGAAAAGATTGAAGTAGTACGTTATGGTCGTGTACGTCGTGCTAAGTTATACTACTTACGTGATCGTCAAGGTAAGGCTGCACGTATTCCAGAACGTCGTCGTAAATAA